A genomic region of Capsicum annuum cultivar UCD-10X-F1 unplaced genomic scaffold, UCD10Xv1.1 ctg1490, whole genome shotgun sequence contains the following coding sequences:
- the LOC107852413 gene encoding uncharacterized protein LOC107852413 codes for MESGGFSAEDLSKIGGIATVSLLHSFIPTHWLPFSIVGRAQKWTLSRTLFVTAFGAVLHVLSTSLLGITAITITNTIAGEETVHKLASLLLVFLGGSYVILHLSGKGGHSHSHNQPMEKMAVAGLILVPALSPCATTLPVFLAVGNSSSMMVLAIIVLLFSTITVMTSLVALSFYGASQLKFHWVERYDKLLVGSVLCLVGILTLIFHDHDGKVGSAGVHVHRKLSVL; via the exons ATGGAAAGTGGGGGATTTAGTGCAGAAGATCTATCTAAGATCGGAGGAATCGCAACGGTATCACTGCTGCATTCATTCATCCCAACACATTGGTTGCCATTTTCAATAGTGGGTCGTGCTCAGAAATGGACTCTTTCACGTACCCTTTTCGTCA CTGCATTTGGAGCAGTATTGCATGTATTATCCACCTCGCTTCTGGGCATTACGGCAATAACAATTACAAACACAATTGCTGGGGAGGAAACAGTGCACAAACTGGCTTCCCTACTGCTCGTATTTCTTGGTGGTAGTTATGTCATCTTGCATCTCTCTGGAAAGGGTGGTCACAGCCATTCACACAATCAACCCATGGAGAAAATGGCTGTAGCAGGGCTTATCCTTGTTCCTGCATTGTCTCCTTGTGCGACCACTCTGCCTGTGTTTCTTGCTGTTGGAAATTCGTCGTCCATGATGGTGCTTGCCATCATAGTTTTGCTATTCAG CACTATTACTGTAATGACATCACTGGTGGCTCTATCATTTTATGGTGCTAGTCAACTTAAATTTCACTGGGTGGAGCGGTATGATAAGCTCCTCGTAGGTTCTGTCCTGTGTTTGGTGGGCATTTTGACCCTTATTTTTCATGATCACGATGGAAAAGTAGGTTCTGCAGGAGTCCACGTGCACAGAAAACTAAGTGTGCTCTAG